The following are from one region of the Arachis duranensis cultivar V14167 chromosome 10, aradu.V14167.gnm2.J7QH, whole genome shotgun sequence genome:
- the LOC107468446 gene encoding pentatricopeptide repeat-containing protein At3g56030, mitochondrial-like: MLLEAPATSMLSATPSTLYKRIQDNCFNTKSTFDFVTDETFSSSLLNHLLQTLSTLNRGVIRKNAFDSLITRLCKLQRVDDALHIIEYMARTDAGGCRPSATTFYPVLNILTRQKAIDHARRVVWRESGSDGTQLLPRCTWLRTFDALVLGTCKVKKVDGAMMLVRMMVDDGVPILYSTHIFIIKGLLQMLQSAFWDLRCRFDD, from the coding sequence ATGCTGCTGGAAGCGCCAGCAACTTCCATGCTCTCCGCCACGCCCTCAACATTGTACAAGCGCATCCAAGACAACTGCTTCAACACGAAGTCCACCTTCGACTTCGTCACCGACGAAACCTTCTCCTCTTCTCTCCTCAACCACCTCCTTCAAACCCTATCCACCCTCAACCGCGGCGTCATTCGCAAGAACGCATTCGATTCCCTCATCACGCGCCTCTGCAAGCTCCAGCGCGTCGATGACGCGCTCCACATCATCGAATATATGGCACGTACTGACGCCGGAGGTTGCCGCCCCAGTGCGACCACCTTCTACCCTGTCCTAAACATCCTAACGCGCCAGAAAGCCATAGACCACGCGCGACGCGTGGTATGGCGTGAATCTGGATCTGACGGGACACAACTACTTCCTCGTTGCACGTGGCTTCGTACGTTCGACGCGCTTGTGTTGGGCACGTGTAAGGTTAAGAAGGTGGATGGTGCTATGATGCTAGTGAGAATGATGGTGGATGATGGAGTTCCTATTTTGTATTCAACacacatatttataattaaggGTTTGTTGCAGATGTTGCAATCTGCGTTTTGGGATCTTAGGTGCCGTTTTGATGATTAA
- the LOC107468445 gene encoding uncharacterized protein LOC107468445 gives MDQDVRFYVSLIQDDDNNPVYDSESETLHTPISSDDESSKHKFLEFNDDYEHGEGRFELGTRFATIDRFKEVVKDSFIAEGRELRWIKNDKERVRMGCMDDEWPCLVHLSYNNSLQCYQVKTYKNDHTCARDMGSNAADQHWISLKVEKRMNTQPHMRTSEAIDFLREEFSLTAHPKMVYRAVREARERIMGNEREQYSNVRDYLFEILRSNPGSRGFKSGYRPLIHLDGCFLKTYYGGQLLTVVAQDANNQFYVVAYGVTRSETKESWKWFLTLLEEDLGDVQTHGWNFMSDQQKGLLPALKAVMPNAHHQNCVMYIWKNFINRFKDLYIRKVVWDCAKCTTIPKFKEQMEKLKRINQGAWEYLSKFEPATLVKAYFSHGLKVDNLTNNMCEVFN, from the exons ATGGACCAAGATGTTAGGTTCTATGTGAGCCTGATCCAAGATGATGATAATAACCCGGTATATGATTCTGAATCTGAGACTTTACATACACCTATTTCATCAGATGATGAATCAAGCAAGCATAAATTCCTTGAGTTTAATGATGATTATGAGCATGGAGAGGGGAGGTTTGAGTTAGGAACTAGGTTTGCCACCATAGACAGATTTAAGGAAGTTGTAAAAGACTCATTCATTGCTGAGGGTAGGGAGCTTAGGTGGATTAAGAATGACAAAGAGAGAGTGAGGATGGGATGCATGGATGATGAGTGGCCGTGCCTGGTTCATTTATCATACAATAATTCTTTGCAATGCTACCAGGTGAAGACTTACAAAAATGACCATACATGTGCAAGGGACATGGGAAGTAATGCGGCTGATCAACATTGGATTAGCTTGAAAGTTGAGAAGAGAATGAATACACAGCCTCATATGAGGACAAGTGAGGCTATTGACTTTCTCAGAGAAGAATTCTCACTCACTGCACATCCAAAAATGGTTTACAGAGCAGTTAGAGAGGCAAGGGAGAGAATCATGGGTAATGAGAGGGAGCAATATAGTAATGTTAGAGATTATTTGTTTGAGATATTAAGAAGCAATCCAGGGTCTAGG GGGTTCAAGAGTGGGTATAGGCCATTGATACATCTTGATGGCTGTTTTCTAAAGACTTATTATGGTGGACAACTCCTCACAGTAGTGGCCCAAGATGCCAATAACCAATTTTACGTGGTTGCCTATGGAGTAACTAGGTCTGAAACTAAGGAATCCTGGAAGTGGTTCTTGACCCTTCTCGAAGAGGATTTGGGAGATGTGCAGACTCATGGTTGGAACTTTATGTCCGACCAACAAAAG GGATTGCTACCTGCATTGAAGGCAGTTATGCCAAATGCCCATCACCAAAATTGTGTGATGTACATTTGGAAAAATTTTATCAACCGGTTTAAGGATCTCTATATTCGAAAGGTGGTTTGGGACTGTGCTAAATGCACCACCATACCAAAATTTAAGGAGCAAATGGAAAAGCTCAAGCGAATTAACCAGGGTGCATGGGAGTATCTATCGAAATTTGAGCCAGCAACTTTGGTGAAGGCCTATTTCTCACATGGACTAAAAGTGGAcaacctcacaaataacatgtGTGAGGTGTTCAACTAG
- the LOC127742773 gene encoding protein FAR-RED ELONGATED HYPOCOTYL 3-like has product MEAFAYTEVIAFDTQAYSIGSVLYLTTELDYTQHGKDSKKNRELSLHAKWIVEINDQAGVTIRNTYQSLATAVGGYDKLTFTQKDLRNHIARSARVLEEEGDAQSLMQYFHRMQEQNRNFFYEVKLDEQHHIKHAFWADVRCCATYEYFGNVVSFDTMYLTNRYDIPFCTFVGVNHHSQSLLLGCALLSCEEENSFVWLFDCWIQCMGGKPPIGILTDQCKVMRNVIEKWSKKTFESSWTDFINRFSLHNNNWLAEYELDAASFNTIIPCAIASSIEKQFQKKYTHAKFNELQKEFRAKANRFSTKEHEEEYIVTYKVIEEIENGDKMFDVTYKVSFDSSTSDVSCQCHLFESKRILCRHTLSVLDLKRVKKLPNKYILDRWKKTLKHKHITASEELTDTIHHILDSIWVILVELKASSMDTVDNQNLNEVDESANDLEIHKPRQISRKGYRYTKKLQSTIEKIVKQERKKHRKREITVIPKPPQNDKQLATLLLSAASTSAIFYLAAIFGNHRQKTTAICLFCVRAVEPTRGLGDSKPNDVEEHSGLDNLIAHVEERIVNLKKLLNKKSREAELKKKNREAAAREKEASSTKSND; this is encoded by the exons ATGGAAGCATTTGCATATACAGAAGTAATTGCCTTTGATACACAAGCTTATTCCATAG GATCAGTGCTATATTTGACTACTGAACTTGATTATACTCAG CATGGCAAAGACTCTAAAAAAAATAGGGAACTAAGCTTGCATGCCAAATGGATAGTTGAGATCAATGATCAAGCTGGTGTTACAATAAGAAACACCTATCAAAGCTTAGCAACTGCTGTTGGTGGTTATGATAAATTAACTTTTACTCAAAAAGATCTTCGGAATCATATAGCAAGAAGTGCTAGAGtgttagaagaagaaggggATGCGCAATCATTAATGCAATATTTTCATAGGATGCAAGAACAAAATCGCAACTTCTTTTACGAAGTTAAATTGGACGAGCAACATCACATAAAGCATGCTTTTTGGGCTGATGTTAGATGTTGTGCTACTTATGAGTACTTTGGCAACGTTGTGAGTTTTGATACGATGTACCTAACAAATAG GTATGATATACCTTTTTGCACATTTGTTGGGGTTAACCACCATAGCCAATCATTGCTACTTGGTTGCGCTCTTCTTTCATGCGAAGAAGAGAATTCCTTTGTTTGGTTATTTGATTGTTGGATACAATGTATGGGTGGCAAGCCACCTATTGGCATATTGACGGATCAATGCAAAGTTATGCGAAATGTCATTGAAAAATG GTCTAAGAAAACATTTGAGAGCTCTTGGACTGATTTTATCAACAGATTCAGTTTGCATAATAATAATTGGTTAGCAG AATATGAATTGGATGCTGCTAGCTTCAATACCATTATACCTTGTGCTATTGCCTCTAGTATTGAAAAACAGTTTCAAAAGAAATATACTCATGCAAAGTTTAATGAGCTTCAAAAAGAGTTTAGAGCAAAGGCTAATCGCTTTTCAACAAAAGAGCATGAAGAGGAATATATTGTTACTTACAAAGTTATAGAagagattgagaatggtgataagATGTTTGATGTTACTTACAAGGTGTCGTTTGATTCTTCAACTTCAGATGTTTCTTGCCAATGCCATCTTTTTGAGTCAAAGAGAATTTTATGCCGCCATACTCTTTCAGTCCTTGATCTTAAAAGAGTGAAAAAATTGCCAAATAAATACATTCTTGATCGGTGGAAGAAAACTTTAAAGCACAAGCACA TCACCGCATCCGAGGAGCTCACCGATACCATACATCATATACTAGACTCAATTTGGGTTATATTAGTGGAACTAAAGGCCTCTTCAATGGATACTGTAGATAATCAAAATTTGAATGAGGTAGATGAAAGTGCAAATGATTTAGAGATTCACAAACCTCGACAAATATCACGAAAAGGTTATAGGTATACGAAAAAGCTTCAATCTACTATAGAAAAAATTGTTAAACAAGAAAGGAAGAAGCATCGTAAAAGAGAGATTACAG TTATACCAAAACCGCCACAAAATGATAAACAATTGGCAACCCTCCTCTTATCTGCCGCATCAACCTCCGCAATATTTTATTTGGCGGCGATTTTTGGTAACCACCGCCAAAAAACCACCGCAATCTGCCTTTTCTGT GTCAGAGCGGTGGAGCCAACAAGGGGATTGGGTGACAGCAAGCCGAATGATGTTGAAGAACATTCGGGACTGGATAACTTGATTGCTCATGTAGAGGAAAGAATAGTAAACCTAAAGAAGCTGCTGAACAAAAAGAGTAGAGAAGcagagttgaagaagaagaatagagaaGCAGCTGCAAGAGAGAAGGAGGCTTCATCAACAAAGTCCAATGATTAG